In one window of Acidobacteriota bacterium DNA:
- a CDS encoding alpha-L-arabinofuranosidase, with the protein MKRREFLSSSLALAAAGVAPRSAQAAGGSIEILMDEPIGRIAPEFHGQFTEHLGGCIYDGIWVGEDSKIANEGGIRKALVDRMRQMEVPVDRWPGGCFADSYNWRDGIGPQSERPVRTNFWANTGELWKAPDGPQKYEPNIFGTPEFMRFCQLTGAKPYLAANVRSLTPFDFYEWVEYCNSPAGSTTLAKQRAVDGSRDPYNVVYWGVGNESWGCGGNFTPGEYATEFRRFTTWVANFGMRLRLIGSGPGAAMDDPRVDWSRGFLEGLAAKDRNLFRRVHGLSLHYYCWTTGNGSSIEFDVPGWYQMLWQADVMDSILPKHWLAMGEIDTEHHVKLVVDEWGAWHRGPSIDPRYLFSYPPSMRDALVTGITLDIFNRHAEKLSMCNAAQLINNIHTSFLALEDKFTVTPVFWVFDMYKAHRGGHSLRIMCGAPSISYAYEGKNKTLWGLGGSASLHQEQKKLVVTVVNPHASEERTTEIVLRGASARSGQATVLANEDIHAYNSFEHPDAVHPTEEPANVSGPRFTWTFKPASVTKLELDLA; encoded by the coding sequence ATGAAACGCCGCGAATTTCTTTCTTCATCCCTGGCACTTGCCGCCGCGGGTGTGGCTCCGAGGTCCGCGCAGGCCGCAGGTGGATCGATCGAAATCCTGATGGACGAGCCGATAGGACGCATCGCTCCGGAATTTCACGGCCAGTTCACCGAGCATCTGGGCGGTTGCATTTATGACGGTATCTGGGTGGGCGAGGATTCAAAGATTGCGAATGAAGGCGGCATCCGCAAGGCGCTGGTGGACCGCATGCGGCAGATGGAGGTCCCCGTGGACCGCTGGCCGGGCGGCTGCTTTGCCGACAGTTACAACTGGCGCGACGGCATTGGTCCGCAGTCGGAGCGGCCCGTTCGCACGAATTTCTGGGCGAACACTGGCGAGCTTTGGAAAGCCCCGGACGGTCCACAGAAGTACGAACCCAATATCTTCGGAACTCCTGAGTTCATGCGCTTCTGTCAGTTGACAGGCGCCAAACCGTATCTCGCGGCCAACGTCCGCAGCCTGACCCCCTTCGATTTTTACGAGTGGGTGGAATATTGCAATTCTCCGGCCGGCAGCACCACGCTCGCTAAACAGCGCGCCGTTGACGGCAGCAGAGACCCTTACAACGTTGTTTATTGGGGCGTTGGAAATGAGTCGTGGGGCTGCGGCGGGAATTTCACGCCCGGGGAATACGCAACGGAGTTCCGGCGCTTCACAACCTGGGTGGCCAACTTCGGCATGAGGCTCCGGCTGATTGGTTCGGGCCCCGGCGCGGCGATGGATGATCCTCGCGTGGACTGGAGCCGCGGCTTTTTAGAGGGTCTGGCTGCAAAGGATAGAAACCTCTTCAGGCGGGTGCATGGCCTTTCCCTGCACTACTATTGCTGGACCACTGGCAATGGCAGTTCTATAGAATTCGATGTGCCCGGCTGGTACCAGATGCTGTGGCAGGCCGACGTGATGGATTCAATCCTTCCCAAGCACTGGCTGGCTATGGGGGAAATTGACACCGAGCACCACGTAAAGCTGGTGGTGGATGAATGGGGCGCCTGGCACCGTGGCCCGTCCATCGACCCGCGCTACCTGTTCAGCTATCCTCCCTCGATGCGGGATGCGCTGGTCACCGGCATCACGCTCGACATTTTCAATCGCCACGCGGAAAAACTCTCCATGTGCAACGCGGCGCAACTGATCAATAACATTCATACTTCATTCCTGGCCCTGGAGGACAAATTTACCGTCACTCCTGTCTTCTGGGTCTTCGATATGTATAAGGCGCACCGTGGCGGCCACTCGCTGCGCATCATGTGCGGCGCTCCTTCTATCTCCTATGCCTATGAAGGAAAGAATAAAACACTTTGGGGGCTGGGCGGGTCGGCCTCGCTCCATCAGGAGCAGAAGAAGCTGGTGGTGACGGTTGTGAATCCGCACGCGAGCGAAGAGAGGACAACGGAAATCGTTCTTCGCGGGGCTTCAGCGCGGTCCGGCCAGGCCACGGTGCTGGCAAATGAGGATATTCACGCCTACAACAGCTTCGAACATCCGGACGCCGTACATCCAACGGAGGAGCCTGCAAATGTGTCAGGCCCGCGCTTCACATGGACATTCAAGCCGGCATCGGTCACCAAGCTCGAACTTGACCTTGCCTGA
- the rplU gene encoding 50S ribosomal protein L21 encodes MYAIIRTGGKQYKVSPGDVVRVERLPGEPGAGVEFNHVFAVRKKELVVGAPLVENAKVTATILANDRARKVRVLKYKRKKQYRRTIGHRQNYSEVRINEIVTA; translated from the coding sequence ATGTATGCGATTATTCGGACCGGCGGCAAGCAATACAAGGTTTCGCCGGGAGACGTGGTGCGGGTCGAGAGGCTACCGGGCGAACCGGGCGCCGGCGTGGAATTCAACCACGTTTTTGCCGTGCGCAAGAAGGAATTGGTGGTGGGCGCGCCACTGGTAGAAAACGCCAAGGTAACGGCGACCATCCTGGCCAACGACCGTGCGCGCAAGGTCCGCGTCCTGAAATACAAGCGGAAGAAGCAGTATCGCCGGACGATTGGCCACCGCCAGAATTACAGTGAAGTCCGGATCAACGAAATCGTTACCGCATAA
- a CDS encoding 50S ribosomal protein L27 translates to MAHKKGLGSSRNGRDSNAQRLGVKRFDGQMVTGGSILVRQRGTRLKPGDNVGVGKDDTLFAKVSGIVKFEDKGRAGRYVSILIPSAN, encoded by the coding sequence ATGGCACATAAAAAAGGGTTGGGCAGTTCGAGAAACGGCCGGGATTCCAACGCGCAGAGGCTTGGCGTCAAGCGTTTTGACGGGCAGATGGTAACGGGAGGATCGATCCTGGTCCGCCAGCGCGGCACCCGGTTGAAGCCCGGCGACAACGTAGGAGTCGGCAAGGACGATACGCTGTTTGCGAAGGTCTCCGGCATTGTCAAGTTTGAAGACAAGGGCCGCGCGGGCCGTTACGTCAGCATTCTGATCCCGTCAGCAAATTGA
- the obgE gene encoding GTPase ObgE — MFVDEARIHVAAGGGGNGCMAFRREKYVPRGGPSGGDGGNGGSVYLESTAHLNTLLKFRFNKEFRARRAGHGEGSNCHGKDSEDLVVQVPVGTVVYDDATGDKLFDFDSEGMRFLVAKGGRGGRGNARFATSTNQAPRRADPGTPGEERDLRLELKLLADVGLVGFPNVGKSTLISRLSAARPRIADYPFTTLEPSLGVVAVNEEDSFVMADIPGLIAGAHEGKGLGDRFLKHVERTRLLLHLVDVAEISGRDPVEDYHVIIKELESFSPVVARKPMLMVASRVDAAGDSNRLFALREFCRGQKYPLYEISSVTGEGLEELRRAAWDRLQEIPRPSLPENAASEA; from the coding sequence ATGTTTGTTGACGAAGCCAGAATTCACGTTGCGGCCGGAGGTGGCGGAAATGGCTGTATGGCTTTCCGCAGGGAAAAGTACGTCCCACGTGGCGGCCCCAGCGGCGGCGACGGCGGCAACGGCGGCAGCGTCTACCTGGAATCCACTGCGCATCTCAACACCCTGCTGAAATTCCGCTTCAACAAAGAGTTCCGGGCGCGGCGCGCGGGGCATGGCGAGGGTTCCAACTGCCACGGCAAGGACAGCGAAGATCTGGTAGTCCAGGTCCCCGTAGGGACCGTTGTTTATGACGACGCCACGGGAGACAAGCTGTTCGATTTTGATTCCGAAGGAATGCGTTTTCTGGTGGCGAAAGGCGGACGCGGCGGGCGCGGCAATGCCCGCTTTGCCACCTCCACCAACCAGGCTCCCCGGCGGGCTGACCCTGGAACTCCCGGCGAGGAGCGCGACTTGCGGCTGGAATTGAAGCTTCTGGCCGACGTCGGTCTGGTGGGCTTCCCCAACGTTGGCAAGTCCACGCTGATTTCACGCCTCAGCGCCGCCCGGCCACGCATTGCCGATTATCCTTTTACGACGCTCGAGCCCTCGCTGGGCGTGGTGGCGGTGAATGAGGAAGACTCCTTCGTGATGGCGGACATTCCCGGACTGATTGCCGGCGCGCATGAAGGCAAGGGCCTGGGCGACCGCTTCCTCAAGCACGTGGAGCGCACCCGCCTGCTGCTCCATTTGGTTGACGTGGCGGAAATTTCTGGCCGCGACCCAGTCGAGGACTATCATGTCATTATCAAAGAACTGGAAAGCTTCAGCCCGGTAGTTGCCAGAAAGCCAATGCTGATGGTAGCTTCTCGTGTTGACGCCGCGGGTGACAGCAATCGCCTGTTCGCGCTCAGGGAATTTTGCCGTGGACAGAAATACCCGCTTTATGAGATTTCCTCTGTGACCGGCGAGGGACTCGAAGAGTTGAGGCGTGCGGCGTGGGACAGGCTTCAGGAAATTCCCCGGCCCAGCCTTCCCGAGAACGCTGCCTCTGAGGCGTGA
- the nadD gene encoding nicotinate (nicotinamide) nucleotide adenylyltransferase: MKIAIFGGTFDPIHSGHMQAAKAAIQRFHLNKVLFVPTGCPPHKTSNGLTDYHHRFAMVALACAEDPRFVPSTLESPDLHPGPHYSIDTVRRVKHMLRPGDRLYFLIGLDALLDLHHWKQFRHLLDLTDFIVVSRPGFEIGEVERALPGPMLGRIRRKNSHQIRLRRTTVYILPHVEVPVASTDLRRAIQQHHDITGLVPPPVEQYILKEGLYRSATQIHGGK; the protein is encoded by the coding sequence GTGAAAATTGCGATTTTTGGTGGGACCTTCGACCCGATCCACTCTGGCCACATGCAAGCGGCAAAAGCGGCCATCCAGCGGTTCCATCTGAACAAGGTGTTGTTTGTCCCAACCGGATGCCCGCCCCACAAAACTTCCAATGGCCTCACCGATTATCATCACCGTTTTGCCATGGTGGCGCTGGCCTGCGCGGAGGACCCCCGGTTTGTTCCTTCCACGCTGGAATCACCGGATTTGCACCCTGGTCCGCACTATTCGATTGACACCGTGCGGCGCGTCAAGCACATGCTGAGGCCCGGAGACAGGCTTTACTTCCTGATCGGCCTTGACGCCTTGCTCGACCTGCACCACTGGAAGCAGTTCAGGCATCTGCTGGACCTCACAGACTTTATCGTTGTATCACGGCCCGGATTCGAAATTGGCGAAGTTGAAAGGGCACTGCCAGGCCCGATGCTCGGCAGGATACGCCGAAAAAATTCTCACCAGATTCGCTTGCGGCGCACCACCGTATATATTCTGCCGCACGTCGAAGTTCCCGTGGCCTCAACCGACCTGCGCCGGGCCATCCAGCAACATCATGACATTACGGGCCTGGTGCCTCCCCCGGTTGAACAATATATACTAAAAGAAGGGCTGTATCGGTCAGCTACCCAGATCCATGGAGGAAAATGA
- the rsfS gene encoding ribosome silencing factor, translated as MTANLREAIRAAQDRKAVNLTVLDVGKTCSFADYFVICSGTSTRHTRAISDAIQEQLKKKWDLVPAHLEGYTQSEWILMDYFDFVVHIFSERAREFYDLERLWKSAPRLPVPRS; from the coding sequence ATGACGGCGAATTTGCGTGAGGCTATCCGCGCTGCTCAGGACCGGAAGGCGGTGAATCTGACCGTGCTGGACGTTGGCAAAACCTGTTCTTTTGCAGACTATTTTGTGATTTGCAGCGGCACTTCAACCCGCCACACCCGCGCAATTTCCGATGCGATCCAGGAACAGCTGAAAAAGAAGTGGGACCTGGTTCCCGCGCACCTGGAAGGCTACACGCAGTCAGAATGGATTCTGATGGACTACTTTGATTTTGTCGTGCACATATTTTCAGAGCGGGCCCGCGAGTTTTATGATCTTGAAAGGCTCTGGAAATCAGCCCCGCGGCTCCCTGTGCCCAGGAGCTGA
- a CDS encoding 23S rRNA (pseudouridine(1915)-N(3))-methyltransferase RlmH produces the protein MRIRILWEGKTKDSHLRALVADYSNRIARFTDIVIEELPEARKSRSGSAKKASPVETRMLEKMARCTRVFLDPEGAEWTSKEFALWLGGQGVHGTREIAFVVGAADGLSPVFRRHAHVLLSLSRMTLTHDWARAMLLEQLYRGFTILRGFPYAR, from the coding sequence ATGCGCATTCGAATTTTGTGGGAGGGCAAAACGAAAGATTCGCACCTGCGCGCGCTGGTGGCCGACTATTCAAATCGCATTGCCAGATTCACAGACATCGTGATTGAAGAGCTGCCCGAAGCCAGAAAGTCCCGGAGCGGAAGCGCGAAAAAGGCATCGCCCGTCGAAACACGCATGCTCGAGAAAATGGCCCGGTGCACGCGGGTTTTTCTGGATCCGGAGGGGGCCGAGTGGACTTCAAAAGAATTCGCCTTGTGGCTGGGTGGCCAGGGAGTGCACGGAACGCGCGAAATAGCGTTTGTGGTGGGTGCGGCGGACGGACTTTCCCCGGTGTTCCGGCGGCACGCCCACGTCCTGCTCTCGCTTTCCCGCATGACGCTGACGCACGACTGGGCGCGGGCCATGCTGCTCGAGCAGCTTTACCGCGGATTTACGATCCTGCGGGGCTTTCCTTACGCCCGCTGA
- the cobO gene encoding cob(I)yrinic acid a,c-diamide adenosyltransferase gives MPEARKGLIIVFTGPGKGKTTAALGTAFRAIGQGLKVLMVQFIKGSWHYGELDTCRMLGEDKIKILPMGRGFVKVGVEKPDPEDVRMVEEAWQFATQAITGEEYDLVVLDEVNYAISYKMLDPAKVVDALKRKPEMVHVILTGRNAHASIVECADLVTEMREVKHPYQKGILAQRGIEY, from the coding sequence TTGCCTGAAGCCAGAAAGGGACTCATTATCGTTTTCACCGGACCCGGCAAGGGCAAGACCACTGCTGCCCTGGGTACGGCTTTTCGCGCCATCGGCCAGGGACTGAAGGTATTGATGGTACAATTCATCAAAGGCTCCTGGCATTACGGAGAGCTGGATACCTGCCGGATGCTGGGAGAAGATAAGATCAAAATTCTGCCCATGGGACGAGGGTTCGTCAAAGTCGGCGTGGAAAAGCCGGACCCGGAAGATGTCCGCATGGTGGAAGAAGCGTGGCAGTTTGCAACCCAGGCCATCACCGGGGAGGAATATGACCTGGTGGTCCTGGATGAAGTGAATTACGCGATCAGTTACAAGATGCTCGACCCGGCAAAAGTTGTGGACGCCCTGAAGCGGAAGCCTGAGATGGTCCACGTGATTCTCACCGGACGTAACGCGCACGCTTCCATCGTTGAGTGCGCGGACCTGGTGACGGAAATGCGCGAAGTTAAGCACCCGTATCAGAAAGGCATCCTGGCCCAGCGCGGCATCGAATACTGA
- a CDS encoding acetyl-CoA carboxylase carboxyltransferase subunit beta, with product MTWFRKEKKPLETAPQEKRAQTEGLWTKCESCKRILWKKDIEQNLECCPKCNFHFKMTSEARLAMLFDEGKYTEHDAGLFSPDPLQFVDRKTYRDRLKAAEVVTGAKDAVRVGEGNMDSRPLVACAMEFRFIGGSMGAVVGEKITRAIDRCIEKKLPLVIVSCSGGARMMEGTISLMQLAKISAALARFDEVQKPYISVLTNPTTGGTTASFAMLGDLNIAEPGALIGFAGPRVIEQTIRQKLPDGFQTAEFLLEHGMLDAIVPRTELKAYLSKTLDFMGAWNSSTPRT from the coding sequence ATGACCTGGTTTCGAAAAGAGAAAAAGCCACTTGAAACCGCTCCGCAGGAAAAGCGCGCCCAGACGGAGGGCTTGTGGACCAAGTGTGAGTCTTGCAAGCGCATCCTCTGGAAAAAAGACATCGAACAAAACCTGGAGTGCTGTCCCAAGTGCAATTTCCATTTCAAGATGACATCTGAGGCCCGCCTAGCCATGCTGTTTGATGAAGGCAAATACACCGAGCACGATGCGGGGCTGTTCTCTCCCGACCCGCTCCAATTTGTGGACAGAAAGACCTATCGCGACCGCCTGAAGGCCGCTGAAGTTGTGACGGGCGCCAAGGACGCCGTCCGCGTGGGCGAGGGCAACATGGACAGCAGGCCGCTGGTTGCCTGCGCTATGGAGTTCCGCTTTATCGGCGGAAGCATGGGCGCTGTAGTGGGAGAAAAGATCACGCGGGCCATCGACCGTTGCATCGAGAAGAAGCTGCCGCTGGTAATCGTGTCCTGCTCCGGCGGGGCGCGCATGATGGAAGGCACCATCAGCCTGATGCAACTGGCGAAGATCAGCGCCGCGCTTGCCCGCTTTGATGAAGTGCAAAAGCCTTATATTTCCGTGCTGACCAATCCCACCACCGGCGGCACCACAGCCAGCTTTGCCATGCTCGGCGACCTGAATATAGCCGAACCCGGCGCGCTGATCGGGTTTGCAGGCCCCCGCGTGATCGAGCAGACCATTCGCCAGAAGCTGCCCGATGGCTTCCAGACGGCGGAATTTCTGCTCGAGCACGGAATGCTCGATGCCATCGTCCCACGGACCGAGTTAAAGGCCTATCTCTCAAAGACGCTCGATTTTATGGGAGCATGGAACTCCTCGACACCCCGCACATGA
- a CDS encoding bifunctional folylpolyglutamate synthase/dihydrofolate synthase, whose amino-acid sequence MELLDTPHMIESISRQAAIPFDECLRVLWGCGHELHGRKFDLDAIRAILAALDNPERRYPTAIVAGTNGKGSTSAMLAAILERAGCRTGLYTSPHLIRVNERIRVSGQEISDDEFSAAFTTVHQAVEKLIKAGVLPYRPSFFEYLTAVAFEHFAHASIDFAVLEVGMGGRLDATNVTEASVAVITNVDLDHQEFLGNTLTAIAAEKAGVIKPGRPVVSGCEHPEAREVIRQKCQEAGVELIETRGLDAAHNLSHLDGRYSFNLQLDALQLSGISLQMPGEFQVKNAVTAAAAAWQLARAGFPITPESIRRGLRSAAWPGRLEVIRQRPPILLDGAHNPAAAREVAQFVRRHYEGRTLRLVYASMRDKAIGEISNILFPLAQAVYLTRPGLDRAALPEAIRESAAARPGQTIIEPDPVRALELAVCSSSPEDVVLVAGSLFLVGAVKRAIFEGRLVPEKLAPQELLSERR is encoded by the coding sequence ATGGAACTCCTCGACACCCCGCACATGATCGAATCGATTTCACGCCAGGCCGCCATCCCATTTGACGAATGCCTCAGGGTCCTCTGGGGCTGTGGGCACGAACTGCACGGCAGGAAGTTCGATCTCGATGCCATCCGCGCGATCCTCGCAGCCCTGGACAATCCGGAACGCCGGTATCCCACCGCCATCGTGGCGGGAACCAATGGCAAAGGGTCCACTTCCGCCATGCTGGCGGCCATCCTGGAACGGGCCGGCTGCCGCACCGGGCTTTATACGTCGCCGCATCTCATTCGCGTCAATGAGCGAATTCGCGTCAGCGGCCAGGAGATTTCAGACGACGAATTTTCGGCTGCCTTCACCACGGTCCACCAGGCCGTGGAAAAACTGATTAAGGCCGGCGTATTGCCTTATCGCCCCAGCTTCTTTGAATACCTGACGGCCGTGGCTTTCGAGCATTTTGCGCACGCTTCGATCGATTTTGCCGTTCTGGAAGTTGGAATGGGCGGCCGCCTTGACGCCACCAACGTCACGGAAGCATCGGTCGCCGTCATCACCAACGTCGATCTTGACCATCAGGAATTCCTGGGAAACACGCTCACCGCCATCGCGGCGGAGAAGGCGGGAGTCATCAAGCCGGGAAGGCCCGTGGTCTCCGGGTGCGAGCATCCTGAAGCGCGCGAAGTCATCCGGCAGAAATGCCAGGAAGCTGGTGTTGAACTGATCGAAACCAGAGGTCTGGACGCCGCTCACAATCTTTCTCATCTCGATGGCCGCTACAGCTTCAACCTGCAACTGGATGCGCTCCAACTCTCGGGGATCTCGCTTCAGATGCCGGGAGAGTTCCAGGTGAAAAATGCCGTCACGGCCGCGGCAGCCGCATGGCAACTGGCCCGTGCAGGCTTCCCGATCACACCGGAGTCCATTCGCAGGGGCTTGCGCAGCGCTGCCTGGCCCGGCAGGCTGGAAGTTATCCGGCAGCGCCCGCCCATCCTGTTGGATGGCGCTCACAATCCTGCCGCGGCGCGCGAAGTTGCCCAATTCGTTCGCCGGCATTACGAGGGGCGAACACTCCGCCTGGTCTATGCCAGCATGCGCGATAAAGCCATCGGCGAAATCAGCAATATACTTTTCCCGCTGGCCCAGGCGGTTTATCTCACTCGGCCCGGGCTTGACCGCGCAGCCCTGCCGGAAGCAATCCGCGAGTCCGCTGCGGCCAGGCCGGGGCAAACCATCATCGAGCCTGACCCTGTACGCGCACTCGAGCTGGCTGTCTGTTCTTCCTCGCCCGAAGACGTCGTACTGGTGGCCGGATCGCTGTTCCTGGTGGGCGCCGTTAAGAGGGCGATTTTTGAAGGGCGGCTCGTCCCGGAAAAGCTGGCGCCACAGGAACTTCTCTCGGAGCGCCGCTGA
- a CDS encoding 1-acyl-sn-glycerol-3-phosphate acyltransferase codes for MNSTSPTPVQQPSSGARMWNLLSYARSLFFTDLLIYLYTAICGTFSICGSFFDAHGRWQHGCARTWSWLILKTSRVRLTVEGLENVDLPQTVIFCSNHPSAMDIPILFASLPVQFRFLAKRGLFHVPFLGWHLRRSGHIPVDRGRPREALKGFDQAAKRIKEGRPVVVFPEGSRSRTSEMLPFKSGTFYLAILSGVPVVPITLIGSREVLEPDSLHIRPGHVRVVIHKAISTAGLTVNDVGDLSKRVREVIFSGLEAGKD; via the coding sequence ATGAATTCCACTTCACCGACGCCTGTTCAGCAGCCATCGAGCGGGGCGCGAATGTGGAATTTGCTCAGCTATGCGCGCTCCTTGTTTTTCACAGACCTCCTGATTTACCTCTATACGGCAATTTGCGGAACTTTTTCCATATGCGGCTCCTTCTTTGACGCCCATGGCCGCTGGCAGCATGGATGCGCCCGGACGTGGTCATGGCTGATTCTCAAAACCAGCAGGGTTCGTCTCACCGTCGAAGGCCTCGAAAACGTTGATCTTCCGCAAACGGTCATCTTCTGCTCCAACCACCCGAGCGCCATGGACATTCCCATCCTGTTCGCCAGCCTGCCGGTGCAGTTCCGCTTTCTGGCCAAGCGAGGGCTGTTTCATGTTCCGTTTCTCGGCTGGCACTTGCGCCGCTCCGGGCACATTCCGGTTGACCGTGGCCGCCCGCGCGAAGCATTGAAGGGATTTGACCAGGCCGCCAAACGGATCAAGGAAGGCCGTCCCGTGGTCGTGTTCCCGGAAGGCAGCCGCAGCCGCACCAGCGAAATGCTCCCCTTCAAAAGCGGAACGTTCTATCTGGCCATCCTTTCCGGGGTCCCCGTGGTACCCATCACGCTGATCGGCTCGCGGGAAGTCCTGGAACCGGACTCGCTTCACATTCGGCCCGGACACGTGCGGGTGGTGATTCACAAGGCGATTTCAACGGCCGGCCTTACCGTCAATGATGTGGGCGATCTTTCGAAACGCGTGCGGGAGGTGATTTTTTCGGGACTGGAGGCCGGGAAAGATTGA
- a CDS encoding glucose 1-dehydrogenase: MNISLENQVAVITGGSRGIGAATVKLFAEAGCNVVLSYLRASKAARDVVKACSRMPGSATAVRADVSQLADARILIDVAIRHFARLDILVANAGIWNAMPQRIDKITEREWDKMVAVNLKGVYSAIRCAVPRMIAQNRGRIIAVSSTAGQRGEAFHTHYAAAKGGVISLVKSLSTELAPHNILVNGVAPGWVMTDMAKPVLRKPSEKRKATRLIPLRRFARPEEVAMPILFLASDMSTYLTGEIININGGSVLCG, translated from the coding sequence ATGAACATCAGCCTTGAAAATCAGGTCGCGGTAATTACAGGAGGCTCCCGTGGCATCGGCGCGGCCACCGTCAAATTGTTTGCCGAGGCCGGCTGCAACGTGGTGCTCAGTTATCTGCGCGCAAGTAAAGCCGCGCGCGATGTCGTGAAGGCGTGCAGCAGGATGCCCGGCTCCGCGACCGCCGTTCGCGCCGACGTCTCACAATTGGCAGATGCCCGAATTCTGATCGACGTGGCAATTCGCCACTTCGCGCGGCTGGACATCCTGGTGGCGAACGCGGGCATTTGGAATGCTATGCCGCAGCGGATCGACAAAATAACCGAGCGCGAGTGGGACAAAATGGTGGCTGTCAATCTGAAGGGTGTTTATTCAGCCATCCGCTGTGCCGTGCCGCGGATGATTGCGCAAAACAGAGGACGCATCATTGCGGTGTCTTCCACCGCCGGGCAGCGCGGCGAAGCCTTCCACACCCATTACGCGGCGGCCAAGGGAGGCGTGATCAGTCTGGTGAAAAGCCTTTCCACTGAACTCGCTCCACATAACATTCTGGTGAACGGCGTAGCTCCCGGTTGGGTTATGACGGACATGGCAAAACCGGTCCTGCGCAAACCGTCGGAAAAGCGCAAGGCAACACGCCTCATTCCGCTACGCCGTTTCGCCCGGCCGGAGGAAGTCGCCATGCCTATTTTGTTTCTGGCCTCAGACATGTCAACCTATTTGACTGGAGAAATCATCAATATTAATGGAGGGAGTGTCCTCTGTGGGTAG
- the hslV gene encoding ATP-dependent protease subunit HslV: protein MTGGGYLARERVIRSTTILCVRRNGSLVMGGDGQVTMGESVIKHKAKKIRRLFNDKVLAGFAGSTADALSLFSRFEQKLEEFHGNLSRAVVELAKEWRTDRALRHLEALLVVADKKATYLVSGNGDVIEPDDGIVAIGSGGPYAVSAARALSKHTKMTAREIVEEAMQIAGEICIFTNEQTTIEEL, encoded by the coding sequence ATGACGGGCGGAGGATATTTGGCACGCGAACGGGTAATCAGATCCACAACCATACTTTGCGTTCGTCGCAACGGCAGCCTGGTGATGGGCGGCGACGGCCAGGTCACGATGGGCGAAAGCGTGATCAAACACAAGGCCAAAAAGATCCGCCGCCTTTTTAACGATAAGGTGCTGGCCGGGTTTGCCGGCAGCACGGCCGACGCGCTTTCCCTGTTCTCGCGCTTTGAGCAGAAGCTCGAAGAGTTCCACGGCAATCTCAGCCGGGCCGTCGTAGAGCTGGCCAAGGAGTGGAGAACGGACCGCGCCCTGCGCCACCTGGAAGCCCTGCTGGTGGTCGCGGACAAGAAGGCCACCTATCTGGTAAGCGGCAACGGCGACGTGATTGAGCCGGACGACGGCATCGTAGCGATCGGCTCCGGCGGGCCTTATGCTGTCTCCGCGGCCCGCGCCCTCTCCAAACACACCAAGATGACAGCCCGCGAAATCGTAGAAGAAGCGATGCAAATCGCGGGGGAGATCTGCATTTTTACCAACGAGCAAACCACGATCGAGGAGCTATAG